The sequence below is a genomic window from Nostoc flagelliforme CCNUN1.
TCCCAATAGTCATCAAATAGATAAGCTTGAACGTTGTAATCTTTAGAGGCATCAGGAATAATTTCTTTACCAAAATCAGTCCTTTCTATACCTTCTCTCAACAACTTGAACAAAACCTCTTTTTTAAAGACATAAATTCCCATTGAGGCGATGTAAGGCTGTTGCTGGGCTTGTTCTTTTGATAATCCCAGTACGCTTGTATCAACGCGCATTTGGATTAATGCTTCGCCTTTAGGTTTTTCGCTAAAATCGATTACCCTACCAGAATCATCAATTTTCATCAAGCCAAAATCAGAGGCGCGGCGCTCATCGATGGGGATGACTGAGAGAGTAATATCAGCCCCCGTTTCCCTATGGCGCTGGATAAAGTGGCGATAATCCATGCGGTAGAGGTGATCGCCTGAGAGAATTAGATATTCTTCTACATCCCATTCTTCCATTAACCACAGATACTGACGCACAGCATCGGCTGTACCTTGGAACCAGTTAGGGTTTTCTGGTGTTTGTTGTGCCGCTAGCACTTCCACAAAGCCTTCATTGAAGCCAGTAAAGTTGTAGGTACGGGTGATGTGACGATTCAGGGAAGCTGAGTTGAATTGTGTCAGGACGTAGATTTTGAATATTTCGGAATTGATACAGTTACTGACAGGGATATCGATTAGGCGGTACTTTCCCGCTACTGGTACTGCTGGTTTAGCGCGGAGTTTGGTTAGCGGGTAAAGCCGAGTACCCGCGCCACCACCAAGGATGATTGATAATACTTTTTTCACAAAATTTCTCCCGACTGCCTTTCAACTCTCACTCTCAGTTTAGGACTGTCTGCCACCACACGTAAGGGGGGATCAAATATTCTCAGGGATGAATTTTACAAAATACTACTAGTGATAGATAATGCTGCCTAGAAGTAGACAACCAGAACATTTGTATTAATTGGTATGAGGAATGGGGAGCGATCACTATACCCAGCAAATAAACAAATAATTATTTTTGGAGAATTATATCAAACACTGAAGCTACCTAAACTTTTCCTCTGATTTACCAAATG
It includes:
- a CDS encoding glucose-1-phosphate adenylyltransferase; amino-acid sequence: MKKVLSIILGGGAGTRLYPLTKLRAKPAVPVAGKYRLIDIPVSNCINSEIFKIYVLTQFNSASLNRHITRTYNFTGFNEGFVEVLAAQQTPENPNWFQGTADAVRQYLWLMEEWDVEEYLILSGDHLYRMDYRHFIQRHRETGADITLSVIPIDERRASDFGLMKIDDSGRVIDFSEKPKGEALIQMRVDTSVLGLSKEQAQQQPYIASMGIYVFKKEVLFKLLREGIERTDFGKEIIPDASKDYNVQAYLFDDYWEDIGTIEAFYHANLALTQQPQPPFSFYDEKAPIYTRARYLPPSKLLDCQITESIIGEGCILKNCRIQHSVLGVRSRIESGCLIEESLLMGADFYQASVERQSNVEQGDIPVGIGADSIIRGAIIDKNASIGHDVKIINKDNVQEADRESQGFYIRSGIVVVLKNAVIADGTII